One window of the Methanosphaera sp. WGK6 genome contains the following:
- the mtaA gene encoding methylcobamide:CoM methyltransferase MtaA, translating into MDLIENLKAALNGEEVEKVPAISATAAAVEEAFPGAEVSWPEAHQDAEQMARLGISLHEQAGLECARIPFDLTAEAEAFGCTVDLGDMENTPTLRSHAPVDDIEDLEVPDDFAEQGRLPIILDAIEILKNEYPEVPVVVGMAGPFTLAGHLLGVEDLVKMLKTDSFVVEDIVDKALEAQIELVEAFNDADVDVICVADPTSSPELLDPNDFTEFAQPALEDLSGEMEMQSILHICGNSRPILEGMLDCGFSGASVEEAVDMSEAQALRADIDAETVMVGNISTSQTLFSKPTDEVKAEVTQALEKGVNVLAPSCGIAPKSPLANIKAFVEARDEFYQ; encoded by the coding sequence ATGGATCTTATAGAAAATTTAAAAGCAGCATTAAATGGCGAAGAAGTAGAAAAAGTACCTGCAATCAGTGCAACTGCAGCAGCAGTTGAAGAAGCATTCCCTGGAGCAGAAGTATCCTGGCCTGAAGCACACCAAGATGCAGAACAAATGGCTAGATTAGGTATTTCATTACACGAACAAGCAGGATTAGAATGTGCAAGAATTCCTTTCGATTTAACAGCAGAAGCAGAAGCATTTGGTTGTACAGTAGATTTAGGTGACATGGAAAACACACCTACTTTAAGATCACATGCTCCTGTAGATGACATCGAAGACTTAGAAGTACCTGATGACTTCGCAGAACAAGGTAGATTACCAATCATATTAGATGCAATTGAAATCCTCAAAAACGAATACCCTGAAGTACCTGTAGTAGTAGGTATGGCTGGTCCTTTCACATTAGCTGGTCACTTATTAGGTGTAGAAGATTTAGTAAAAATGTTAAAAACTGACAGTTTCGTAGTAGAAGACATTGTAGACAAAGCATTAGAAGCACAAATCGAATTAGTAGAAGCATTCAATGATGCAGATGTAGATGTAATTTGTGTAGCAGACCCAACATCTTCCCCTGAATTATTAGACCCTAATGACTTTACTGAATTCGCACAACCTGCATTAGAAGACTTATCTGGTGAAATGGAAATGCAAAGTATTCTCCACATTTGTGGTAACTCCAGACCTATTCTTGAAGGTATGTTAGACTGTGGATTCAGTGGAGCTTCAGTAGAAGAAGCAGTAGATATGTCCGAAGCTCAAGCATTAAGAGCAGACATTGATGCTGAAACAGTAATGGTAGGTAACATTTCTACAAGCCAAACATTATTCAGTAAACCAACTGATGAAGTAAAAGCAGAAGTAACACAAGCTTTAGAAAAAGGAGTAAATGTATTAGCACCAAGTTGTGGTATTGCACCTAAATCTCCATTAGCAAACATCAAAGCATTTGTAGAAGCAAGAGATGAATTTTATCAATAA